The Propionispora vibrioides genome has a window encoding:
- the uraA gene encoding uracil permease — translation MINRVIQVEERLPLLQTFPLSLQHLFAMFGATVLVPILFKVNPATILLFNGIGTLLYLMICKGKIPAYLGSSFAFISPVLAVIPQYGYPAALGGFIIAGVIFSVVALSISATGTKWIDVVFPPAAMGAIVAVIGLELAPVAAGMAGLTAEKLDPNVVTVSIFTLLVTVFGSILFRGFMSIIPILIGVLSGYVLASLTGLVDLSGIEKAPWFAIPQFYAPEFNFSAIAVIIPAALVVIAEHIGHLVVTGNIVGRDLTKDPGLHRSLLGNGLSTLLSGFFGSTPNTTYGENIGVMAITKVYSVWVIGGAAVLAIVLSFVGKLAAAIQSIPTAVMGGVSLLLFGVIAASGIRMLVESKVDYSRSRNLILTSIVLIIGVSGASITFGTVTLKGMALATIVSIILSLAFKVLDVIGLTNDQQ, via the coding sequence ATGATAAATCGAGTTATCCAAGTTGAAGAAAGATTGCCTTTATTACAAACCTTTCCCTTAAGTTTACAGCATTTATTTGCCATGTTCGGCGCTACCGTACTTGTACCAATCCTCTTTAAGGTCAATCCTGCCACTATTTTATTGTTTAATGGCATTGGTACCCTATTGTACTTAATGATTTGCAAAGGAAAAATTCCCGCTTACCTTGGCTCCAGTTTCGCGTTTATCTCACCGGTTTTAGCGGTTATCCCACAATATGGTTATCCGGCTGCTTTAGGCGGATTCATCATCGCAGGCGTTATTTTCTCCGTGGTGGCATTAAGCATCAGCGCCACAGGTACTAAGTGGATTGACGTCGTGTTTCCTCCTGCCGCCATGGGTGCCATTGTAGCCGTAATTGGATTGGAACTGGCTCCCGTAGCTGCTGGAATGGCTGGCCTTACAGCCGAAAAACTGGACCCCAACGTCGTTACTGTCTCCATCTTCACCCTGTTAGTGACCGTATTCGGTTCCATCCTCTTTCGAGGTTTTATGTCTATCATTCCCATTCTGATTGGTGTTTTGAGCGGTTATGTGCTGGCTTCCCTCACAGGGCTTGTCGATTTAAGCGGCATTGAAAAAGCCCCTTGGTTTGCCATTCCTCAATTTTATGCCCCTGAATTTAATTTCAGTGCCATTGCGGTTATTATCCCTGCTGCCCTTGTAGTCATTGCCGAACATATTGGACACTTAGTCGTAACAGGAAATATTGTTGGCCGTGATCTGACCAAAGATCCTGGCCTTCACCGGTCTCTGCTGGGCAATGGGCTATCGACACTGTTATCTGGCTTCTTTGGTTCTACACCGAACACAACCTATGGTGAAAACATCGGCGTTATGGCCATTACTAAGGTATACAGTGTTTGGGTTATTGGCGGTGCGGCGGTTCTTGCCATTGTTCTATCCTTCGTTGGAAAATTAGCTGCTGCAATTCAAAGTATTCCCACAGCCGTAATGGGTGGCGTATCTCTGCTGCTGTTCGGTGTCATTGCAGCATCCGGCATTCGCATGCTGGTAGAATCCAAAGTAGATTACAGCCGTTCCCGCAACTTGATTCTTACCTCTATCGTATTAATCATCGGTGTCAGTGGCGCCAGTATTACCTTTGGCACAGTGACCTTGAAAGGTATGGCGCTGGCCACAATCGTTTCCATTATTCTCAGTCTGGCATTCAAGGTGCTTGATGTCATTGGTCTGACTAACGATCAACAGTAA
- a CDS encoding class II SORL domain-containing protein translates to MKIAEVIQTADWKAEKHVPVINAPAQVKAGEKFSVKVCVGQEIAHPNTTEHHIRWIKLYFKPTNGKFVYEVASFEFNAHGESTDGANKGPVYTETDSQATVKLTASGTFIATAYCNIHGLWESSQEITVE, encoded by the coding sequence ATGAAAATTGCCGAGGTTATTCAAACTGCCGATTGGAAAGCTGAAAAACACGTACCGGTGATTAACGCGCCGGCACAGGTAAAAGCGGGAGAAAAATTCAGCGTGAAGGTCTGTGTTGGCCAGGAAATTGCTCATCCGAATACAACGGAACATCACATTCGTTGGATTAAATTGTACTTTAAGCCCACTAACGGAAAATTTGTATATGAAGTTGCATCCTTTGAGTTCAACGCCCATGGTGAGTCAACAGACGGCGCCAACAAAGGACCTGTTTACACAGAAACTGATTCACAGGCCACTGTAAAATTGACGGCTTCCGGAACGTTTATCGCAACGGCATACTGTAATATCCATGGATTATGGGAAAGTTCACAGGAAATAACAGTCGAATAA
- a CDS encoding alpha/beta-type small acid-soluble spore protein, whose protein sequence is MSRSKKPVNPAAQKALDQLKEETASEIGLKDYKNTYKGALTSADNGRVGGHMVRKMIQAQENSFSNSK, encoded by the coding sequence ATGTCAAGGAGTAAAAAACCTGTGAACCCGGCGGCGCAAAAGGCTCTCGACCAGCTTAAGGAAGAAACGGCATCAGAAATTGGCTTGAAGGACTATAAGAACACCTATAAAGGTGCTCTGACCTCAGCCGACAACGGCAGAGTCGGCGGGCACATGGTCCGCAAAATGATTCAGGCCCAAGAAAACAGTTTTAGCAATAGTAAGTAA
- a CDS encoding aspartate kinase produces the protein MALVVKKFGGSSVATPEKILAVAQRVLAEKSLEDKVVVVVSAMGDTTDDLISLANAVMDPVYNNSREMDMLLATGEQISIALLSMAFARLGQPAISLTGMQAGVQSNTAYGKGRILDITPERVLAELNKGKIVVVAGFQGVTPDGDIITLGRGGSDTSAVALAGALRADACEIFTDVDGIYSADPRVVPTARKMKEITYNEMLEMARLGAGVMQPRSVEMGKFYGVPIHVRSTFTQNEGTFIREEYTVEEKEFIIRGVTHDTNVAKIAVLGVPDRPGIAYKLFSALAEANIDVDMIVQSVRSTQKNIIDMVFTIAQPDIVQARQIVEKIGEELGTMGVQVEENVAKVSVVGAGMLGNPGIAANMFGALADAEINIEVISTSEISISCVIKAEQVNEAVQAIHARFFSAS, from the coding sequence ATGGCATTAGTTGTAAAAAAATTCGGTGGAAGCTCGGTAGCTACCCCGGAAAAAATATTGGCGGTGGCTCAAAGAGTGCTAGCCGAAAAGAGTCTGGAAGACAAGGTGGTTGTGGTGGTATCGGCGATGGGGGATACTACGGATGATTTAATCTCTTTAGCGAATGCGGTTATGGATCCGGTTTATAATAATAGCCGGGAGATGGACATGCTGCTGGCAACCGGTGAGCAGATTTCTATTGCTTTATTATCCATGGCTTTTGCGCGGCTGGGTCAGCCAGCCATATCGCTTACCGGAATGCAGGCAGGTGTTCAATCCAATACCGCATATGGTAAAGGGAGAATTTTGGATATTACGCCCGAACGGGTACTGGCTGAGCTTAATAAGGGTAAAATCGTTGTAGTAGCAGGTTTTCAGGGCGTGACGCCGGACGGGGATATCATCACCCTAGGGCGGGGCGGTTCAGATACTTCGGCAGTGGCGTTGGCGGGAGCATTGCGGGCCGATGCCTGTGAAATATTTACCGATGTTGATGGAATTTATTCTGCCGATCCGAGAGTAGTACCTACGGCCAGAAAAATGAAAGAGATCACCTATAATGAGATGTTGGAAATGGCTCGCCTCGGAGCCGGTGTTATGCAGCCCAGATCGGTTGAGATGGGGAAATTTTACGGTGTTCCTATCCATGTCCGCTCGACATTTACACAAAATGAGGGAACTTTTATTAGGGAGGAATATACAGTGGAAGAAAAAGAATTTATTATTCGCGGCGTAACTCATGATACGAATGTAGCTAAAATTGCTGTATTGGGTGTGCCTGATCGTCCGGGTATTGCATATAAACTTTTTTCTGCCTTGGCAGAGGCCAATATAGACGTCGATATGATTGTACAAAGTGTGCGCAGTACCCAGAAAAATATTATTGATATGGTGTTTACTATTGCGCAGCCTGATATTGTACAAGCCAGGCAAATTGTGGAAAAAATTGGTGAAGAACTGGGGACTATGGGAGTTCAAGTGGAAGAAAATGTGGCCAAAGTTTCTGTAGTTGGTGCCGGTATGCTGGGAAATCCAGGGATTGCCGCTAATATGTTCGGGGCGCTGGCCGATGCGGAAATAAATATTGAAGTTATCAGTACTTCAGAAATCAGCATATCTTGCGTGATAAAGGCCGAACAGGTAAATGAGGCTGTTCAGGCGATCCATGCCCGCTTTTTTAGTGCGTCATAA
- a CDS encoding pyruvate carboxylase subunit B, which yields MSAKRPVKITETVLRDGHQSLAATRMRINDMLPSLEQLDNVGYFALEAWGGATFDSCLRFLNEDPWERLKTLKKHVKKTPISMLLRGQNILGYNHYADDVVELFVKKMVEYGVGVIRVFDALNDVRNLEVAIKAGIESGAHVQGVCVYTISPYHTNESYIKLAHELVDRGVNSICIKDMSGLLKPYVAYDLVKALKSEIKVPIELHTHYTSGFGSMAYLKAIEAGVDIIDCALSPFALGTSQPCTESMIATLEGTEYDTGIDRKNLKPLALHFADVKKSLAKDFGLKTYFDVDTNVLDFQIPGGMLSNLYNQLKEQGMEEKYQDLLEEMPRVRADLGYPPLVTPTSQIVGSMATFNVMLGERYKIVPREVKDLARGKYGRTPLPVAEEVREKIIGNEPIIDYRPADDIPPQLDTLKAQLAEKGYPNASVEDVLSYALFPEVALEFFKNNR from the coding sequence ATGTCTGCAAAAAGACCTGTAAAAATTACGGAAACAGTTTTGCGTGATGGACATCAATCACTAGCTGCTACTCGCATGCGTATCAATGATATGCTGCCTTCATTAGAGCAACTTGATAATGTCGGTTATTTCGCTTTGGAAGCTTGGGGCGGCGCAACTTTTGACAGCTGCCTGCGCTTTTTGAATGAAGATCCCTGGGAAAGACTGAAAACTTTAAAGAAACACGTGAAGAAAACTCCTATTTCCATGTTGCTTAGAGGTCAAAACATTTTAGGCTATAATCATTATGCCGACGATGTGGTTGAATTGTTCGTTAAGAAAATGGTTGAATATGGCGTTGGCGTGATTCGCGTTTTCGATGCCCTCAATGACGTCCGCAACCTGGAAGTGGCCATCAAAGCCGGTATTGAGTCAGGCGCTCATGTGCAGGGTGTATGTGTGTACACTATCAGCCCTTACCACACAAACGAAAGTTACATCAAGTTGGCCCATGAATTGGTTGATCGCGGTGTAAACTCCATTTGTATTAAAGACATGTCCGGTTTATTGAAGCCTTACGTGGCTTATGACCTGGTAAAAGCTCTCAAATCGGAAATCAAGGTTCCCATTGAATTGCATACCCACTATACCAGCGGCTTCGGCTCCATGGCTTATTTAAAGGCTATTGAAGCAGGCGTAGACATTATTGACTGTGCTTTGTCTCCGTTTGCTCTTGGTACGTCCCAGCCTTGTACCGAAAGTATGATTGCCACCTTGGAAGGCACTGAATATGATACCGGCATTGACCGTAAAAATCTTAAACCGTTGGCCTTGCATTTCGCAGACGTTAAGAAGAGCCTGGCTAAAGATTTCGGCCTGAAAACCTACTTTGATGTAGACACAAATGTGCTTGACTTCCAGATTCCTGGCGGTATGCTTTCCAACCTGTACAACCAATTAAAAGAACAAGGTATGGAAGAAAAATACCAAGATCTGTTGGAAGAAATGCCGCGTGTTCGCGCCGACCTTGGCTATCCTCCGTTGGTAACTCCGACCAGCCAGATTGTCGGTTCCATGGCTACTTTCAATGTCATGCTGGGTGAACGTTATAAAATTGTTCCCCGTGAAGTTAAAGACTTGGCCCGTGGTAAATATGGCCGCACTCCGCTGCCGGTTGCCGAAGAAGTACGGGAAAAAATCATTGGCAATGAACCGATTATCGACTATCGTCCTGCAGATGATATCCCGCCGCAATTGGATACTCTTAAAGCACAGCTTGCCGAAAAGGGTTATCCCAATGCTTCTGTTGAAGATGTATTGTCTTACGCATTGTTCCCGGAAGTTGCACTGGAGTTCTTTAAAAACAACCGTTAA
- a CDS encoding nucleoside kinase: MKSSNVKIQFTNGEVGEYDKGSSLLDIARERAVLYTSPIVAAKVNNEIKDLQSRVDSDCSIDFLDLQTETGIKVYERSLTFVMIAAAKELFPNATLTVEHSLSKGLYCELYLGRKTERADIAQLEGRMREIVAEDRPIVRKTMPREEAIRLLEADGQVEHVRLLKQVKRENVSVYYCGQVFDYFYGTMTPSTGCLQVFELTFYEPGLILRFPEKERPDALPAFIDQPKLAQIFLEAERWGKILGCGYVAALNDFITTNKISDIIRVAEALHEKKLAQIADFIAGHSDQVRVILIAGPSSSGKTTFARRLGIQLRVNDIRPVPISLDDYFVDREHTPHDENGDYDFEALEAIDLELFNRHLIQLLRGEEVDLPTFNFLTGKREYQGNKIRLDKDQPLIIEGIHGLNERLTAAIPREQKIKIYISALTQLSIDTHNRIPTTDTRLIRRIVRDSQFRSHDALGTLRMWLSVRRGEEKNIFPYQEDADVMFNSALLYELAVLKKYAEPLLERVTLNDDVYPEAKRLLKFLSYFSNLETDEIPHNSIIREFIGNSCFY, from the coding sequence ATGAAGAGTTCAAATGTAAAAATTCAATTTACTAACGGGGAAGTCGGCGAATATGATAAAGGCAGTTCTTTATTAGACATTGCCCGTGAACGGGCAGTCCTATACACATCTCCGATTGTTGCTGCCAAAGTGAATAATGAAATAAAGGATTTGCAATCACGGGTTGACTCAGATTGTTCTATTGATTTTCTCGATTTGCAAACGGAAACCGGAATCAAAGTGTATGAGCGCAGTTTGACTTTTGTTATGATTGCCGCAGCTAAGGAGCTTTTTCCCAATGCGACATTAACAGTCGAACATTCCTTAAGCAAGGGATTATACTGTGAGCTGTATTTAGGCAGAAAGACGGAGCGGGCAGATATTGCTCAGTTAGAAGGAAGAATGCGCGAAATAGTGGCGGAAGACAGGCCGATTGTTCGCAAGACGATGCCGAGAGAAGAGGCAATCCGATTGTTGGAAGCAGATGGCCAAGTGGAGCATGTGCGTTTATTAAAGCAGGTGAAACGGGAAAATGTCAGTGTTTATTATTGCGGACAGGTATTTGACTATTTTTATGGAACAATGACGCCAAGCACAGGGTGTTTGCAGGTGTTTGAATTGACTTTTTATGAACCGGGATTAATTTTGCGTTTTCCTGAAAAAGAACGCCCCGATGCATTGCCCGCCTTCATCGATCAGCCCAAATTAGCGCAGATTTTTTTAGAAGCAGAGCGGTGGGGCAAGATTTTGGGGTGTGGCTATGTGGCTGCGCTTAACGATTTTATTACAACAAATAAAATCAGTGATATTATTCGAGTTGCCGAAGCGCTGCACGAGAAGAAACTGGCCCAGATTGCCGATTTTATTGCCGGTCATAGTGATCAAGTCCGAGTAATTCTAATTGCCGGTCCTTCTTCTTCAGGTAAAACTACTTTTGCCCGTCGTCTGGGTATTCAATTACGGGTGAATGATATCCGACCGGTTCCGATATCGCTTGATGATTATTTTGTTGATCGCGAGCACACGCCACATGATGAGAATGGTGACTATGATTTCGAGGCGCTGGAGGCTATTGATTTAGAATTATTTAACAGGCATTTGATCCAGTTGTTACGTGGTGAGGAAGTGGACTTGCCGACATTCAATTTTCTAACAGGAAAAAGAGAGTATCAAGGGAATAAAATCAGGCTTGATAAGGACCAGCCTCTGATCATAGAGGGAATTCACGGATTAAATGAAAGACTTACCGCAGCTATTCCGCGGGAACAAAAAATAAAGATATATATTAGTGCTCTTACCCAGTTGTCGATTGATACTCATAACCGTATTCCCACAACGGATACCCGGCTGATCCGGAGAATTGTCCGCGATAGTCAGTTTAGATCCCATGATGCCCTGGGAACGCTGCGGATGTGGCTGTCTGTGAGGAGAGGAGAGGAAAAGAATATTTTTCCCTACCAGGAAGATGCGGATGTCATGTTTAATTCGGCCTTGTTGTATGAATTAGCCGTATTGAAGAAATATGCCGAACCTCTGCTGGAAAGAGTCACTTTAAATGATGATGTATATCCGGAGGCAAAACGATTACTTAAGTTTCTATCTTATTTCAGTAATTTGGAGACAGATGAAATACCACACAATTCCATCATCCGGGAGTTTATCGGAAATTCCTGCTTTTATTAA